Proteins encoded together in one Salmo trutta chromosome 3, fSalTru1.1, whole genome shotgun sequence window:
- the LOC115187353 gene encoding peroxisomal carnitine O-octanoyltransferase-like isoform X4 gives MTNQVSEFPTERTFQYQHSLPPLPVPSLEGSLAKYLDAVRPFATEEEYQVTAAVVKRFGEGIGKDLHQKLLQRARTCRNWLEEWWLDAAYLEMRYPSQLNVNFGGPAPYLEHCWPSTEGVQLQRTSISMWHTLQYWDLLRTNLQLSI, from the exons ATGACCAACCAGGTGTCAGAGTTCCCCACTGAGCGGACGTTCCAGTACCAGCATAGCCTGCCTCCTCTCCCTGTACCGTCTCTAGAGGGGAGCCTTGCCAAGTACCTGGATGCAG TGCGGCCGTTTGCTACAGAGGAGGAGTACCAGGTGACTGCGGCCGTAGTGAAGAGGTTTGGAGAGGGCATCGGCAAAGACCTGCACCAAAAACTACTGCAGAGAGCCAGGACATGCAGGAACTgg TTGGAGGAGTGGTGGTTGGATGCAGCCTATCTGGAAATGCGTTACCCCTCCCAGTTGAATGTGAACTTCGGAGGCCCTGCACCCTACCTAGAGCACTGCTGGCCCTCTACAGAGGGAGTACAGCTACAGAGGACCAGCATAAGCATGTGGCACACTCTACAGTACTGGGACCTGCTTCGCAC gaacctgcaactAAGCATTTAG